The Ananas comosus cultivar F153 linkage group 7, ASM154086v1, whole genome shotgun sequence genome has a window encoding:
- the LOC109713410 gene encoding LOW QUALITY PROTEIN: probable membrane metalloprotease ARASP2, chloroplastic (The sequence of the model RefSeq protein was modified relative to this genomic sequence to represent the inferred CDS: inserted 2 bases in 1 codon): MLLNLLIHPYPSSPPTPPSSLFPPNPNPKNPNTSSLSLHTIVFPSSSSSSSRRRGRRRPVAGAAAAGGLLEGAQSVAEAASVLAAIVLVHEWGHFAAAAVRGIRVSQFAVGFGPVLARFVSRGGDGVEFSVRAFPLGGYVAFPDPDDPDLPFPPDDPDLLRNRPLPDRLLVVSAGVAANALFAFLLVLAQSLLLGLPSRLPLRWPSSPTSAHLLPXPAALAGLLPGDVVLSAPSVADLVDAIKRSPSSPVPLTVSRGAQTLRLVVVPDPAPDGSGRIGVQLSPNFRLTRLRPASLPDALALSWAEFAQLSLSVLDGLKNTFLNLSESADKVSGPVAIIAVGAEVARSSSDGLFQFAAVINLNLAVINLLPLPALDGGSLALLLVEAARGGRKLPREVEQRIMSSGVLVVLALGMFLIVRDTLNLDFIKEML, translated from the exons ATGCTGCTTAACCTCCTCATCCACCCTTATCCCTCTTCCCCTCCGACTcccccttcctctctctttcccccaaaccctaaccctaaaaatcCTAACACCTCCTCCCTCTCGCTCCACACTATAGTTTTccccagcagcagcagcagcagcagtcgtcggcgagggcggcggcggccggtggcaggggcggcggcggcgggaggatTGCTGGAGGGGGCGCAGTcggtggcggaggcggcgtCGGTGCTGGCGGCGATCGTGCTGGTGCACGAGTGGGGCCActtcgcggcggcggcggtgcgggGGATCCGCGTGAGCCAGTTCGCGGTGGGGTTCGGCCCGGTGCTGGCCCGCTTCGTCTCCCGGGGCGGCGACGGGGTGGAGTTCTCCGTGCGCGCCTTCCCCCTGGGCGGGTACGTGGCCTTCCCGGACCCGGACGACCCCGACCTGCCCTTCCCCCCCGACGACCCCGACCTCCTCCGCAACCGCCCCCTGCCCGACCGGCTCCTCGTCGTCTCCGCGGGGGTGGCCGCCAACGCCCTCTTCGCCTTCCTCCTGGTGCTCGCCCAGTCCCTCCTCCTCGGCCTCCCCTCCCGCCTCCCCCTCCGGTGGCCTTCGTCCCCGACGTCCGCGCACCTCCTCCC ccccgccgccctcgccggcctcCTCCCCGGCGACGTCGTCCTCTCCGCCCCCTCCGTCGCCGACCTCGTCGACGCCATCAAGCGCAGCCCCTCCTCCCCCGTCCCCCTCACCGTCTCCCGCGGCGCCCAGACCCTCCGCCTCGTCGTCGTCCCCGACCCCGCCCCCGACGGCTCCGGCCGCATCGGCGTCCAGCTCTCCCCCAACTTCCGCCTCACCCGCCTCCGCCCCGCCTCCCTCCCCGACGCCCTCGCCCTCTCCTGGGCCGAGTTCGCCCAGCTCTCCCTCTCCGTCCTCGACGGCCTCAAGAACACCTTCCTCAACCTCTCCGAGTCCGCCGACAAGGTCTCCGGCCCCGTCGCCATCATCGCCGTCGGCGCCGAGGTCGCGCGCTCCAGCTCCGACGGCCTCTTCCAGTTCGCCGCCGTCATCAACCTCAACCTCGCCGTCATCaacctcctccccctccccgccCTCGACGGCGGCTCCCTCGCCCTGCTCCTCGTCGAGGCCGCCCGCGGCGGCCGCAAGCTCCCGCGCGAGGTCGAGCAGCGGATCATGTCCTCCGGCGTCCTCGTCGTGCTCGCGCTCGGAATGTTCCTCATCGTCCGCGACACCCTCAATCTCGATTTCATCAAGGAGATGTTGTGA